Proteins encoded by one window of Mustelus asterias unplaced genomic scaffold, sMusAst1.hap1.1 HAP1_SCAFFOLD_79, whole genome shotgun sequence:
- the LOC144483839 gene encoding uncharacterized protein LOC144483839, which translates to MEKPWKCADCGKRYRAPSQLEIHRRSHTGQRPFICSQCGKGFTESSSLQRHQRVHTGERPFTCSQCGEGFTRSSDLPVHERIHTGERPFTCSQCGKRFTQSSNLRIHQRVHTGERPFTCSQCGKRFTQSSNLRIHQRVHTGERPFTCSQCGKGFCDSSNLQIHQRVHTGERPFTCSQCEKRFSLSSHLLRHQQVHE; encoded by the coding sequence atggagaaaccatggaaatgtgcggactgtggcaagagatacagagccccatctcagctggaaattcatcggcgcagccacactgggcagaggccattcatctgctctcagtgtgggaagggattcactgagtcatccagcctgcagagacaccagcgagttcacactggggagaggccattcacgtgttctcaatgtggggagggattcactcgatcttcCGACCTGCCGGTCcatgagcgcattcacactggggagaggccgttcacctgctctcagtgtgggaagagattcactcagtcttccaacctgcggatacaccaacgagttcacaccggggagagaccgttcacctgctctcagtgtgggaagagattcactcagtcttccaacctgcggatacaccagcgagttcacactggggagaggccgttcacctgctctcagtgtgggaagggattctgtgattcatccaacctgcagatacaccagcgagttcacactggggagaggccgttcacctgctctcagtgtgagaagagattcagtctttcatcccacctgctgagacaccaacaagttcacgagtga